Proteins encoded together in one Carya illinoinensis cultivar Pawnee chromosome 3, C.illinoinensisPawnee_v1, whole genome shotgun sequence window:
- the LOC122302335 gene encoding uncharacterized protein LOC122302335 isoform X1, whose protein sequence is MIGVPVEGLLRKYPVRAEKHFGPSARNNFQILADHAVIKISKTFCFPANSQESRRRRRRRRRTIRFTAIIPLGPAESMACPIQGMESIVATVSGYHGLERFNLIKLISYAGANYVGVLSGSTTHLVCLKFQGKKYDFAKRLNKVIVNHQWVEECIKQGKRVPEHPYILNSGEEVGPLLLEIPLVTVGVSTNNCRVLADKLNVCDNSGKQAVDLACEVSGLSTRTESCLLDKGLFSDPQKSNDTSHKSKHRLFKKTSAEQNVPSSKYCLEEPPLSGLYMQHEEYGFYSSEHLDNEKRKIFNGNGRNILPGPSCKGRRLVKKNVCMDMLESANVDSNQECYPIIVHISYSNVSALPMCLDGTQNAHMQKIGVTFDEQLCNQRGLRNEGREASKDSNLFVKHPSTALEGTSQDGCTNVDDLSEGIKDESQIEHVTRLPTSTELSCVICWTDFSSTRGFLPCGHRFCYSCIENWADHMASRRKISTCPLCKAIFTRITKVEDAATTDQKIYSQTIPCAPSDLDIFVLSDQETHSFGAQSPFAPTCSTCCCREPEDLLISCHLCQTRRIHSYCLDPPLLPWTCMHCNDLRMIYHHT, encoded by the exons ATGATCGGAGTTCCTGTAGAAGGACTCCTTCGAAAATATCCGGTTCGGGCTGAAAAGCATTTCGGGCCTTCGGCACGCAACAACTTTCAAATCCTCGCGGACCATGCCGTCATAAAAATTTCGAAAACTTTCTGTTTCCCGGCAAACTCTCAAGAGtccagaagaagaagaagaagaagaagaagaacgatCCGCTTCACCGCCATCATCCCTCTTGGCCCTGCCG AGTCGATGGCTTGCCCGATCCAGGGCATGGAGTCTATTGTAGCAACAGTCAGTGGTTACCATGGCTTGGAGCGGTTCAACCTCATAAAGCTAATCTCGTATGCTGGGGCAAATTATGTCGGTGTATTGTCAGGATCAACAACACACTTG GTGTGTTTGAAATTTCAAGGAAAGAAATATGATTTTGCCAAGAGGTTGAATAAGGTAATAGTCAACCATCAATGGGTTGAAGAATGCATAAAGCAAGGAAAGCGTGTCCCTGAGCATCCTTATATTTTGAATAG TGGGGAAGAGGTGGGGCCATTATTATTGGAAATCCCTCTTGTTACTGTGGGTGTCTCAACAAACAATTGTAGAGTGCTTGCTGACAAATTGAATGTTTGTGACAACTCTGGAAAACAAGCTGTTGATTTGGCGTGTGAAGTTTCTGGTCTATCTACAAGGACTGAATCTTGTTTGTTAGATAAG GGCTTATTTTCTGATCCTCAAAAGAGCAATGACACTTCTCATAAATCAAAGCACAGACTGTTTAAAAAGACTTCAGCAGAGCAGAACGTGCCAAGTAGCAAATACTGTTTAGAGGAGCCTCCTTTATCTGGTTTATATATGCAG CATGAAGAGTACGGTTTCTATTCCTCTGAGCATCTGGATAACGAGAAGAGAAAGATATTTAATGGTAATGGACGCAATATTTTGCCTGGACCTTCATGTAAAGGAAGGAGGCTTGTGAAAAAGAATGTTTGTATGGACATGTTGGAGTCTGCAAATGTAGATTCTAACCAAGAGTGCTACCCAATTATAGTTCATATCTCGTATAGCAATGTTTCAGCTTTGCCCATGTGTTTGGACGGTACACAGAATGCCCATATGCAGAAAATTGGGGTAACATTTGATGAGCAATTGTGTAATCAAAGAGGACTTAGAAATGAAGGTCGAGAAGCTTCCAAGGattcaaatttatttgttaaGCATCCATCAACTGCCTTGGAAGGAACTTCACAAGATGGGTGTACCAATGTTGATGACTTAAGTGAGGGGATCAAAGATGAGAGTCAAATCGAACATGTTACTAGATTACCAACTTCAACTGAATTATCATGTGTTATATGTTGGACAGATTTCAGTTCAACCAGGGGGTTTTTACCCTGTGGACATCGATTTTGTTATTCATGCATCGAGAACTGGGCCGACCATATG GCTTCAAGGAGGAAGATTTCTACTTGCCCTTTGTGCAAGGCGATTTTTACTAGAATAACAAAGGTTGAGGATGCAGCCACTACCGATCAGAAAATATACTCCCAGACTATTCCTTGTGCTCCTTCAGACTTGGATATTTTTGTTCTCAGTGATCAAGAGACACACAGTTTTGGTGCTCAG TCCCCCTTTGCACCTACTTGCAGCACATGCTGTTGTCGGGAACCTGAGGATCTCCTTATCAGCTGCCATCTTTGCCAGACTCGACGCATCCATTCCTACTGCCTGGACCCTCCCTTGTTACCATGGACGTGCATGCATTGCAACGACCTTCGGATGATATACCATCACACCTAA
- the LOC122302335 gene encoding uncharacterized protein LOC122302335 isoform X3 produces the protein MIGVPVEGLLRKYPVRAEKHFGPSARNNFQILADHAVIKISKTFCFPANSQESRRRRRRRRRTIRFTAIIPLGPAESMACPIQGMESIVATVSGYHGLERFNLIKLISYAGANYVGVLSGSTTHLVCLKFQGKKYDFAKRLNKVIVNHQWVEECIKQGKRVPEHPYILNSGEEVGPLLLEIPLVTVGVSTNNCRVLADKLNVCDNSGKQAVDLACEVSGLSTRTESCLLDKHEEYGFYSSEHLDNEKRKIFNGNGRNILPGPSCKGRRLVKKNVCMDMLESANVDSNQECYPIIVHISYSNVSALPMCLDGTQNAHMQKIGVTFDEQLCNQRGLRNEGREASKDSNLFVKHPSTALEGTSQDGCTNVDDLSEGIKDESQIEHVTRLPTSTELSCVICWTDFSSTRGFLPCGHRFCYSCIENWADHMASRRKISTCPLCKAIFTRITKVEDAATTDQKIYSQTIPCAPSDLDIFVLSDQETHSFGAQSPFAPTCSTCCCREPEDLLISCHLCQTRRIHSYCLDPPLLPWTCMHCNDLRMIYHHT, from the exons ATGATCGGAGTTCCTGTAGAAGGACTCCTTCGAAAATATCCGGTTCGGGCTGAAAAGCATTTCGGGCCTTCGGCACGCAACAACTTTCAAATCCTCGCGGACCATGCCGTCATAAAAATTTCGAAAACTTTCTGTTTCCCGGCAAACTCTCAAGAGtccagaagaagaagaagaagaagaagaagaacgatCCGCTTCACCGCCATCATCCCTCTTGGCCCTGCCG AGTCGATGGCTTGCCCGATCCAGGGCATGGAGTCTATTGTAGCAACAGTCAGTGGTTACCATGGCTTGGAGCGGTTCAACCTCATAAAGCTAATCTCGTATGCTGGGGCAAATTATGTCGGTGTATTGTCAGGATCAACAACACACTTG GTGTGTTTGAAATTTCAAGGAAAGAAATATGATTTTGCCAAGAGGTTGAATAAGGTAATAGTCAACCATCAATGGGTTGAAGAATGCATAAAGCAAGGAAAGCGTGTCCCTGAGCATCCTTATATTTTGAATAG TGGGGAAGAGGTGGGGCCATTATTATTGGAAATCCCTCTTGTTACTGTGGGTGTCTCAACAAACAATTGTAGAGTGCTTGCTGACAAATTGAATGTTTGTGACAACTCTGGAAAACAAGCTGTTGATTTGGCGTGTGAAGTTTCTGGTCTATCTACAAGGACTGAATCTTGTTTGTTAGATAAG CATGAAGAGTACGGTTTCTATTCCTCTGAGCATCTGGATAACGAGAAGAGAAAGATATTTAATGGTAATGGACGCAATATTTTGCCTGGACCTTCATGTAAAGGAAGGAGGCTTGTGAAAAAGAATGTTTGTATGGACATGTTGGAGTCTGCAAATGTAGATTCTAACCAAGAGTGCTACCCAATTATAGTTCATATCTCGTATAGCAATGTTTCAGCTTTGCCCATGTGTTTGGACGGTACACAGAATGCCCATATGCAGAAAATTGGGGTAACATTTGATGAGCAATTGTGTAATCAAAGAGGACTTAGAAATGAAGGTCGAGAAGCTTCCAAGGattcaaatttatttgttaaGCATCCATCAACTGCCTTGGAAGGAACTTCACAAGATGGGTGTACCAATGTTGATGACTTAAGTGAGGGGATCAAAGATGAGAGTCAAATCGAACATGTTACTAGATTACCAACTTCAACTGAATTATCATGTGTTATATGTTGGACAGATTTCAGTTCAACCAGGGGGTTTTTACCCTGTGGACATCGATTTTGTTATTCATGCATCGAGAACTGGGCCGACCATATG GCTTCAAGGAGGAAGATTTCTACTTGCCCTTTGTGCAAGGCGATTTTTACTAGAATAACAAAGGTTGAGGATGCAGCCACTACCGATCAGAAAATATACTCCCAGACTATTCCTTGTGCTCCTTCAGACTTGGATATTTTTGTTCTCAGTGATCAAGAGACACACAGTTTTGGTGCTCAG TCCCCCTTTGCACCTACTTGCAGCACATGCTGTTGTCGGGAACCTGAGGATCTCCTTATCAGCTGCCATCTTTGCCAGACTCGACGCATCCATTCCTACTGCCTGGACCCTCCCTTGTTACCATGGACGTGCATGCATTGCAACGACCTTCGGATGATATACCATCACACCTAA
- the LOC122302335 gene encoding uncharacterized protein LOC122302335 isoform X2 encodes MIGVPVEGLLRKYPVRAEKHFGPSARNNFQILADHAVIKISKTFCFPANSQESRRRRRRRRRTIRFTAIIPLGPAESMACPIQGMESIVATVSGYHGLERFNLIKLISYAGANYVGVLSGSTTHLVCLKFQGKKYDFAKRLNKVIVNHQWVEECIKQGKRVPEHPYILNSGEEVGPLLLEIPLVTVGVSTNNCRVLADKLNVCDNSGKQAVDLACEVSGLSTRTESCLLDKGLFSDPQKSNDTSHKSKHRLFKKTSAEQNVPSSKYCLEEPPLSGLYMQHEEYGFYSSEHLDNEKRKIFNGNGRNILPGPSCKGRRLVKKNVCMDMLESANVDSNQECYPIIVHISYSNVSALPMCLDGTQNAHMQKIGVTFDEQLCNQRGLRNEGREASKDSNLFVKHPSTALEGTSQDGCTNVDDLSEGIKDESQIEHVTRLPTSTELSCVICWTDFSSTRGFLPCGHRFCYSCIENWADHMASRRKISTCPLCKAIFTRITKVEDAATTDQKIYSQTIPCAPSDLDIFVLSDQETHSFGAQVQVHRMANLLLVVQKIF; translated from the exons ATGATCGGAGTTCCTGTAGAAGGACTCCTTCGAAAATATCCGGTTCGGGCTGAAAAGCATTTCGGGCCTTCGGCACGCAACAACTTTCAAATCCTCGCGGACCATGCCGTCATAAAAATTTCGAAAACTTTCTGTTTCCCGGCAAACTCTCAAGAGtccagaagaagaagaagaagaagaagaagaacgatCCGCTTCACCGCCATCATCCCTCTTGGCCCTGCCG AGTCGATGGCTTGCCCGATCCAGGGCATGGAGTCTATTGTAGCAACAGTCAGTGGTTACCATGGCTTGGAGCGGTTCAACCTCATAAAGCTAATCTCGTATGCTGGGGCAAATTATGTCGGTGTATTGTCAGGATCAACAACACACTTG GTGTGTTTGAAATTTCAAGGAAAGAAATATGATTTTGCCAAGAGGTTGAATAAGGTAATAGTCAACCATCAATGGGTTGAAGAATGCATAAAGCAAGGAAAGCGTGTCCCTGAGCATCCTTATATTTTGAATAG TGGGGAAGAGGTGGGGCCATTATTATTGGAAATCCCTCTTGTTACTGTGGGTGTCTCAACAAACAATTGTAGAGTGCTTGCTGACAAATTGAATGTTTGTGACAACTCTGGAAAACAAGCTGTTGATTTGGCGTGTGAAGTTTCTGGTCTATCTACAAGGACTGAATCTTGTTTGTTAGATAAG GGCTTATTTTCTGATCCTCAAAAGAGCAATGACACTTCTCATAAATCAAAGCACAGACTGTTTAAAAAGACTTCAGCAGAGCAGAACGTGCCAAGTAGCAAATACTGTTTAGAGGAGCCTCCTTTATCTGGTTTATATATGCAG CATGAAGAGTACGGTTTCTATTCCTCTGAGCATCTGGATAACGAGAAGAGAAAGATATTTAATGGTAATGGACGCAATATTTTGCCTGGACCTTCATGTAAAGGAAGGAGGCTTGTGAAAAAGAATGTTTGTATGGACATGTTGGAGTCTGCAAATGTAGATTCTAACCAAGAGTGCTACCCAATTATAGTTCATATCTCGTATAGCAATGTTTCAGCTTTGCCCATGTGTTTGGACGGTACACAGAATGCCCATATGCAGAAAATTGGGGTAACATTTGATGAGCAATTGTGTAATCAAAGAGGACTTAGAAATGAAGGTCGAGAAGCTTCCAAGGattcaaatttatttgttaaGCATCCATCAACTGCCTTGGAAGGAACTTCACAAGATGGGTGTACCAATGTTGATGACTTAAGTGAGGGGATCAAAGATGAGAGTCAAATCGAACATGTTACTAGATTACCAACTTCAACTGAATTATCATGTGTTATATGTTGGACAGATTTCAGTTCAACCAGGGGGTTTTTACCCTGTGGACATCGATTTTGTTATTCATGCATCGAGAACTGGGCCGACCATATG GCTTCAAGGAGGAAGATTTCTACTTGCCCTTTGTGCAAGGCGATTTTTACTAGAATAACAAAGGTTGAGGATGCAGCCACTACCGATCAGAAAATATACTCCCAGACTATTCCTTGTGCTCCTTCAGACTTGGATATTTTTGTTCTCAGTGATCAAGAGACACACAGTTTTGGTGCTCAG GTGCAAGTGCATAGGATGGCCAACCTTCTCTTGGTAGTACAGAAAATATTCTGA
- the LOC122302271 gene encoding tryptophan synthase beta chain 2, with amino-acid sequence MATHIIPSGNPIPRSPASSIHTRVEKEWLGNISLKAKPMNLRLSNGHRARAALSADPKSVEIPCQWYNLIADLPVKPPPPLHPKTFRPVKPEDLSPLFPDELIKQEVSNDKFIDIPDEVIDVYRLWRPTPLIRAKRLEKLLNKPARIYYKYEGVSPAGSHKPNTAVPQVWYNAQQGIKNVVTETGAGQWGCSLAFACSLFGLGCEVWQVRASYEQKPYRKLMMQTWGAKVHPSPSTVTEAGRKILQMDPSGPGSLGIAISEAVEVATMNIDTKYCLGSVLNHVLLHQTVIGEECLKQMEAIGETPDLIIGCTGGGSNFAGLSFPFIREKLNGKINPIIRGVEPAACPSLTKGVYAYDYGDTAGMTPLMKMHTLGHDFIPDPIHAGGLRYHGMAPLISHVYELGFMEAIAIPQIECFQGAIQFARSEGLIPAPEPTHAIAATIREALRCRETGEAKVILTAMCGHGHFDLPAYDNYLQGNMVDLSFSEDKIQASLAKIPRVGA; translated from the exons atggcCACTCACATTATTCCCTCTGGAAACCCAATTCCCCGTTCACCGGCATCAAGCATCCACACAAGAG TTGAGAAGGAATGGCTTGGGAATATTTCTCTGAAGGCAAAGCCAATGAATCTGAGGCTTTCAAATGGCCATAGAGCAAGAGCTGCTTTAAGCGCTGATCCAAAATCAGTTGAAATTCCCTGTCAGTGGTACAATCTGATCGCAGATCTTCCAGTGAAACCCCCTCCTCCATTGCACCCTAAGACTTTCAGACCGGTCAAACCCGAAGATTTGTCTCCCCTGTTTCCTGATGAGTTGATTAAGCAGGAGGTGAGCAATGACAAGTTCATAGACATCCCAGATGAAGTTATTGATGTGTACAGGCTTTGGCGCCCAACCCCTCTGATCAG AGCCAAGAGGTTGGAGAAGCTTCTCAATAAACCTGCCAGAATTTACTACAAGTATGAAGGTGTCAGCCCTGCTGGATCACACAAACCAAACACTGCAGTTCCACAAGTCTGGTATAATGCTCAGCAAGGCATCAAGAATGTTGTGACAGAAACTGGCGCTGGTCAATGGGGATGTTCATTGGCCTTTGCGTGCAGCTTGTTTGGTCTTGGCTGCGAG GTGTGGCAAGTCCGTGCTTCTTATGAACAGAAACCATATCGAAAATTGATGATGCAAACCTGGGGTGCAAAAGTACACCCATCTCCATCTACTGTTACTGAGGCAGGTAGGAAAATTCTTCAAATGGATCCATCAGGCCCTGGAAGTCTAGGAATAGCCATTTCAGAAGCTGTGGAGGTTGCAACTATGAACATTGATACCAAATACTGCCTAGGGAGTGTTCTCAATCATGTTTTGCTCCACCAAACTGTTATTGGAGAGGAATGTCTCAAACAAATGGAGGCTATTGGTGAAACCCCAGATCTTATCATAGGATGTACTGGTGGTGGGTCTAATTTTGCAGGGCTCAGTTTTCCGTTCATCCGAGAAAAACTCAATGGGAAAATCAACCCTATTATAAGAGGAGTTGAGCCTGCAGCATGTCCTTCATTGACGAAAGGTGTTTATGCATATGATTATGGTGATACAGCAGGGATGACTCCATTGATGAAGATGCATACACTTGGTCATGACTTCATTCCAGACCCAATTCATGCTG GGGGATTGCGATACCATGGTATGGCACCTCTAATTTCACACGTCTATGAATTGGGTTTTATGGAAGCTATTGCGATTCCCCAGATAGAGTGTTTTCAAG GTGCCATACAATTTGCAAGGTCTGAAGGGTTGATACCAGCCCCAGAGCCAACTCATGCTATAGCTGCCACCATTAGGGAAGCTCTTCGATGTAGAGAGACTGGGGAAGCAAAGGTTATTCTCACAGCTATGTGTGGACATGGCCATTTTGACCTGCCAGCTTATGACAATTATTTGCAAGGGAACATGGTTGACTTGTCATTTTCAGAGGATAAGATCCAAGCATCACTTGCAAAAATTCCTCGAGTGGGGGCCTAA
- the LOC122305656 gene encoding late embryogenesis abundant protein 2 produces the protein MDQSQKVSYEAGQTKGQCQEKASGMMEKAGNAAQSAKESCQEATQEVKAKAQGAVDAAKSTVGANK, from the exons ATGGACCAATCCCAGAAGGTAAGTTACGAAGCTGGGCAGACCAAGGGCCAATGTCAG GAAAAGGCAAGCGGTATGATGGAAAAGGCTGGCAATGCTGCCCAAAGTGCCAAAGAATCATGCCAAGAG GCTACTCAGGAGGTGAAGGCCAAGGCGCAAGGGGCTGTTGATGCTGCTAAGAGTACAGTGGGAGCGAACAAATAA